The genomic window CGTTAGCGAAGTACCGAAGCGAAGCGCAGTGCGGAATGCCCCGACCCTTGCGCAGCAAGGGGCACGCCCAAAAAATCCATCTAAAACAAAAAAATTAGCGGCTTAATTTTGAATAAGCCGCTAATACTTTTGCATGTCTTGGTTACTGCTTGATAAATGAAGTAATCTCGTTATTGATACGTATCCAATAGTTACCCGAAGGTAAATGACTTGTATCTATTTGTAAATCTGAAAGTTGAGTTAAGTTGGAGTTTTGGTAGACTACTTGCCCTGCTGCATTTACAATCGCAATTTCATAAGACTGTGAAGGGTTAAGTTGTAAATTCAAGACTTCTTTAACAGGATTGGGATAGATAAAGTAAGTTGGAAGTTGTTCAACTGTGAGTTCTACTATTTCTGAATATCCGTGTGTTCCATCCTTGTGAATTTGAGTAATTCTATAAATATTTTTTCCTATGTCAATGCTTTTGTCAGTAACCTCGTACGTTGTTTGACCATTTACAAATAAAACGTTAGAGATAGTTTTCCATACATTACCCGTGGTTTGCTTTTCTACTAAATAGCTTCGCGTATGCTGGGTAGTATAAGGTGTTTTCCAAATAATTTTTGCTTCTTTACCTTTTTGAATGGCAGTAGCATTAAGGAATTCAATAGGCAATACACACGCAATACCTGCGGTACCGAAAAATCTCAATGGTACATTAGTGTATACTCCGCTATAGTTAGAAAAACAAATTACGAACTGTTGCCCTGTAGTTACGGTTAAAACAGGTTCAAAATTGGTTGAATACCCTCCAGGGGGAATGTTTGCAGGGGCTGCAATACCTGTACCTCCTGAGCAGGGGGAATTCCAATTGCATCGTATAGGTGCCAAGGTACCTGCTAAAATTTGCGCACATGCAGTAGGCGAGTAAGGCCACATAATCCAATCATAACATCCCGACTGAGGATAAGGTGTAGTATTATCACCAAAACTGAACTCTAATGTGCCTGGTGAAGTAATAGTGATTAAAAGCCATGTGCTGTTTAACTCACCTGCTAGTAAACATCCATAATTACTGCTAGCAGGGTTAGTATTGGGGTTAGCAGCACATGTTCCAGGGCTACATATTTCATTGATAGAGCCAAAACCGTTAGGATCTATGGCGAAACTAAGATTTGTGCAAACGGTTACCGCTTGTGCACAATCTCCCGCGGTAACAGGACCTCCACTTCCACAAGGGACACAGGTTATAGTAGCAGACCAACCAGGTCCAGTAATGATGTAGTCAGAGGTAAATACAAATGTTAAACATCCCGTAGTTGAAGTTACAGTACCTGGGCTTGCTGTACCTGTATAAGTTCCAATTAAGGGCGATGCTGTACTTGGACCATTGTAGATATACAAGAAATCAAAACCACTTTCTATGTTAAATGAAGTAAAACTTACTTGTACGCATTGCCCTGCTGTGGCACAAATGGTAAACGTGAAGTACTGATTGTTGCCATAGTTTCCTGAAGGTCCACCTGTATCAAAAAATGAACCTGAACAGGTTGTTACTGTACCATTTGTAATTAGATAGGTTTGGGCATTAGTGTACAAATGGCTTGTAAATAACAGCAAGATAATAATGAATATTATTTTCTTCATGTTTTACCTCCTTTCTAATTTATCTAGAATGTATCGTAAATTGCTTGAAGTTCATCTCGGGATAACAAAGTAACTGTATGTCCTTCACGGCTAACTCCAACTGTAACTCTTTCGCTTTGCTTTCTAAAATGCTCTACGGTAGCTACATCAAAAGTTTGAGGATCAATAGGCGTGCAGCCTGAACAATTCCGATTATTCACAATAAAGGATTGTGAATACAAGTAATTGACACATTTCAACTTTTTAGGATTGGCTTTAAGCTCTTCTATTTGCTCAGGCGTGTAATGTAAATAGACACGTGGGTCTATTTTTATAGCTTCCTGTCCATAGGAAGCAAGCTTGAACGCCGCCAAAGTAACAAGAATAAGAATGTACCTCATACGTTTTTATGATACTTATGCAAGTATATAAAAAACTCTGGTAATAAATTCAAATTACTTTAATTTTTTACTAATCGCAGCACATTACTCTAATTTTCAAAAATTTTATACGAGGAATAGACTTTTTTAAGGTGCTAATAATATGACATTCAGTCATAATTTGTGTTAGTTGAAAAATAATTTTGCTTTTTAAGCGTATCCCTTGTTGCGCAAGTATGCGAGGCATCCTGCATGTAGCCCGAAGCACGCCGCTCCATACAAGAGTACACCCAAAAAATTGAACTTTTCGTAAAAACAGGAATGCTGTTAGTAAATTATCAACTTCTCCAACTTGTAGCCCTCAACTTTTATTGAGTACACACCTTTGGGTAGATGACTTATGTCTATTTTGTTTAATAGCTGTTCAAGTAGAACCTCCGCAACTACTTTACCTTGCATATCTACAATTTGTGCCGATTTGGCTGAA from Bacteroidia bacterium includes these protein-coding regions:
- a CDS encoding T9SS type A sorting domain-containing protein, whose translation is MKKIIFIIILLLFTSHLYTNAQTYLITNGTVTTCSGSFFDTGGPSGNYGNNQYFTFTICATAGQCVQVSFTSFNIESGFDFLYIYNGPSTASPLIGTYTGTASPGTVTSTTGCLTFVFTSDYIITGPGWSATITCVPCGSGGPVTAGDCAQAVTVCTNLSFAIDPNGFGSINEICSPGTCAANPNTNPASSNYGCLLAGELNSTWLLITITSPGTLEFSFGDNTTPYPQSGCYDWIMWPYSPTACAQILAGTLAPIRCNWNSPCSGGTGIAAPANIPPGGYSTNFEPVLTVTTGQQFVICFSNYSGVYTNVPLRFFGTAGIACVLPIEFLNATAIQKGKEAKIIWKTPYTTQHTRSYLVEKQTTGNVWKTISNVLFVNGQTTYEVTDKSIDIGKNIYRITQIHKDGTHGYSEIVELTVEQLPTYFIYPNPVKEVLNLQLNPSQSYEIAIVNAAGQVVYQNSNLTQLSDLQIDTSHLPSGNYWIRINNEITSFIKQ